CGGTGGACACAGCTCCCACCCCCCAAGCGCCCACATCACCTACCCCATGAAGCAGCAGAAGAAGCCCAGCACGAAGTTCATCAGGCCAATCTCATAGGAGATCTTGGTGGTGATGGCCTGCTGGCAGTGGGGACACACTGTCTGTACAGGGGCGCCCTCGAAGATCTCTCCCTGCAGTACTGTCACTGTGGTGGCAGCCCCTGAAGGAACTAGGACTGTGGCAGTGTGGCCCCCAGGGCCGGAATAGGGCCCTGGAGGGTAAGGCCCTGGTGGATAGTAGCCCATGGGTGGGTGGGGGCCTGGAGGAGGGTAGAAACCTGGAATGGCACAGAAGACAGAGTAAAGACAGGTTACTGGCTTGCCACCTGCCCCATGTGGCCCCTAGGATACAAGGGGAGGCCTCCAGGACCCGGCCCTGGGCCAAGGCGACCATCTACATTCTCCCAGCCCTGTGAGACCAAGATAGAGAAGCTACTTGGCCCAGCCAgacatggcagagctgggaagaagGCCTCATCTCTCCTCGGTCTCAGCTTGATGTATTTGCTCCTTGCCTCTGACACGCAGGGGACCTCAACCACAGGAGGGAGAGCCTTGCCACTCACCAGCCCAGCTCCTCTTGTGCACACAGGGCTCTCGGCCCCACCAGCGTTCACATCCTGCACTGAAATACCAGGGACTGGCCCACGTCACCTGGGGCCACCTGTGCAAGAGCCATGAGCCCTTCTTTGGCCTGAGGAGTCCTCAAGAACTGATGGCCGAGCAGGAGCCCAGGCCTTCCCCATGGATTCAGGATCCTGGCAGGGAGAGGCCCCCACAGCACCCATGAGTCAGCACCTGCCACTGTGCCTTAGGGGCCTTCCCAGGAGCTAGCCCTCCTCCCAGCAGGGCCCATGGCTCACGTGGCTTGCCCACAGTACTTGCACAGCAGTGCTTTGCTTTAGGACACCTTCCCATGTCCTCCATCCACACCCACAATCAACGCCCCCAGCCCTGAGAAAACACTGGGCAGGAAGACCACCTACCTGCTGCAAAGGCTGGATGGCAGCCCAGATAACATGCTGGATGCTGGACCGGGCAGACCCCTGTGCTCCCCTTTCCTACTTACCTGGAGGCATGTAGGTGCCATCTGCATTCACATGCGGGGGGATGAAGCCAGGCTGAGGCATTGGGTGACCTGGTGGCTCATAGGGTGGGGGACCAATGTCTGCAGGGGGCATCGACATGCCCGGAGGGGGCTGCATCACAGCTGGGGAGGTACGGCCTGgacagagaagggcagggagagggagctcAGAGGGCAGTGGCTGCGGAGTCACTGGGAGGGCTGCTCCAGGCACCAGCTCCTAGGAGCGGGGACGGGCAAGGCACAAGGGACAGGACCATAGGAACACTGAACTCTACCTGGGGTAGGTGGGGCTCCACTCTTCTCCTCCAGAAGGGGGGCTGTGGGACCTCCAGGATAAGGAGGGGGTGGCTCGTTGGACATCTTTGCTGCTTCTGGACCTGGAAGGAAAGCCGCGACATGAACTAAGCTCCCAGCCCCTGCATGTTGGTCAGGCACAGGTCTGTGACAGTTCTCTGAGCCCCAGCAGCTCAGGTGGCCTTTTAGTCCTCGTCAATCTCTGCACTCTGGGTGGGGGACAGGGCTTGTGGACTGGCTCAGATTCCTTCAGCAGAGCAGTTTAGAGTCACCGGGCTCCCTCTAGGCCTTGGAGATATCCTACCATCACCAAGGATAATCAGGCCCAGAGCCGCCACCATCCACCATCATCCCCGCTTCCTGTGTCAAAGCCAGAAGGTAAGGGTGCCCTGTGAGGAAAGAAGCTGGTAAGGCGGACCCTCCCCCCAGGGTAGCAGGCTGCCTCGGTGCCAGAGCACTATGCTTGTGGGAGACTTTTTACCTCAAATCCCAAGTACTCAGAAGGGGAAGGCAGGACAGGCTCCTTCCACTGGCGGCCTGAGCAGACACGCAGGGCTCTAGGGAGCTGTTCTGGGGGGAGGACAACAGGCAGAGCCTCAGCACTAGAGCAAGAGGCGCAGCCAacacaccccaccccatctgGCTGGTTCCCGCCGGCACAGCAGCAAGCCGGCCTGCCCATCGACTCCTCAGCTCCCTCCGCTTCCCCTCTCATGGCTGCAGGTCCTGTGCACTCCAGGCTCACACCAGCCCCCACAGACCCGCACCCACtgcaggaagaaaggagaacaggcttctccccaccccagcagctcTTAGAGCCAGCTGTGCACGCAGGGCCCCGCCCCGTTTTTGTGGAGGACAGGGTGGGAAGGAAGATGCGGAATGAAACATTTCCCTCATCTCTTTCCCTCCCAAGGCTCACTGAACACCtgctgctgggccctgggggagaagcaggaaacCAGGGGCCTTCCTGCCTTGGGTCAGCATCCTGTCTTTAGCAAGGCACTTCCTTTCACTCTATTCAGCATAGAAGGTTTAAAATTAGCATTTTGAAGTGAagctcagttaattttttttaactgaaaataatatgAATCAGAAAAAGTTCTCAACAGTACAAAGAGACACCCAGTGACAGCAGCTCTCCTAGGGCAGCTCCATCCGAGAGCCCCACTAGAGGGAAGTTCAGAACCCCACCGGAGCAGAAGGAGCCTGGAGTCAGTATGTTTATTAAATGTCACAGATCAGTGGCAGGGCCCAAGAGATCAAGTCCaagcaactaaagaaaaaaaccGAATGTCCGTAAATTAAAAACTtgggctttggggcgcctgggtggcgcagttgtttaagcagctgccttcagctcaggttgtgatcccaggatcctggaatcgaggcccacatcgggctctgtgctca
The sequence above is drawn from the Neomonachus schauinslandi chromosome 5, ASM220157v2, whole genome shotgun sequence genome and encodes:
- the CDIP1 gene encoding cell death-inducing p53-target protein 1 gives rise to the protein MSNEPPPPYPGGPTAPLLEEKSGAPPTPGRTSPAVMQPPPGMSMPPADIGPPPYEPPGHPMPQPGFIPPHVNADGTYMPPGFYPPPGPHPPMGYYPPGPYPPGPYSGPGGHTATVLVPSGAATTVTVLQGEIFEGAPVQTVCPHCQQAITTKISYEIGLMNFVLGFFCCFMGCDLGCCLIPCLINDFKDVTHTCPSCKAYIYTYKRLC